The following proteins come from a genomic window of Gimesia chilikensis:
- a CDS encoding DUF1559 domain-containing protein, whose amino-acid sequence MSCSQSNRARRGFTLIELLVVIAIIAILIALLLPAVQQAREAARRTQCKNNLKQIGLALHNYAGTHQIFPLETYYGQRADGSFHYNSWIPQTLSYFDQASLGNIYNHDYSFWDTENQDAIETKLTLFECPSTPGGTQMTPELRMRLSSGWTIDANRGAFTSDYAGQRGIHSNSHQVYVPGAAADSNLGIFGGGGSGKRFRDIVDGTSNTIIVHESAGRSQWIYKDRTSGTFVTNNPEFGGWFDYWAGPCAGWMYGFEDDGVTRYGPNFINSTNKWANPLSFHTGGVQVALADGSVRFLSENMSNLTFIALCTYGGGEVVGEF is encoded by the coding sequence ATGTCCTGTTCGCAATCCAACCGTGCGCGCCGCGGGTTCACTTTAATTGAGTTGCTGGTCGTAATCGCGATTATCGCAATCCTCATTGCACTGTTACTCCCTGCCGTTCAACAGGCGCGTGAAGCGGCCCGACGTACGCAATGTAAGAATAACCTCAAACAGATCGGGCTGGCGTTGCACAACTACGCAGGCACCCACCAGATCTTTCCGTTAGAGACTTACTACGGACAGCGCGCTGATGGATCCTTTCACTACAACAGCTGGATCCCACAGACATTGAGCTATTTCGATCAGGCATCTCTCGGAAACATCTACAACCACGATTACTCCTTCTGGGATACCGAAAACCAGGATGCGATCGAAACCAAACTTACACTCTTTGAATGCCCGTCTACTCCAGGTGGCACACAGATGACGCCGGAATTACGCATGCGTCTCTCCAGCGGCTGGACCATCGATGCCAACCGAGGCGCATTTACTTCGGACTACGCCGGTCAGCGGGGAATTCACAGTAACTCTCATCAGGTGTATGTGCCTGGTGCCGCCGCGGATTCCAATCTGGGGATCTTTGGTGGCGGGGGATCTGGGAAACGGTTTCGCGATATCGTCGATGGCACATCGAACACAATCATCGTGCATGAATCAGCGGGACGATCACAGTGGATTTACAAGGACCGCACATCGGGAACCTTCGTCACGAACAACCCCGAGTTTGGAGGCTGGTTTGATTACTGGGCAGGCCCCTGTGCCGGCTGGATGTATGGCTTTGAAGACGATGGCGTCACACGCTATGGGCCGAACTTCATCAACTCGACCAACAAGTGGGCCAATCCCCTCTCCTTCCATACTGGAGGCGTGCAGGTGGCACTCGCCGATGGGTCGGTCCGCTTCCTCAGCGAAAATATGAGCAATCTCACCTTTATCGCCCTCTGCACCTACGGAGGCGGAGAAGTTGTAGGCGAGTTTTAA